A genomic region of Bubalus kerabau isolate K-KA32 ecotype Philippines breed swamp buffalo chromosome 10, PCC_UOA_SB_1v2, whole genome shotgun sequence contains the following coding sequences:
- the LACTB gene encoding serine beta-lactamase-like protein LACTB, mitochondrial isoform X2, with protein sequence MYRLLSAVTARPATTGGCAWGCGRRAAHQRAGLPPLGPGWVGGLGLGLGLALGVKLAGGLRGASPAPPAAAPDPEAPPQAEPLQAQEQPLAPWSPQTPAPPHARHFARAIDSSRDLLHRIKDEVGAPGIVVGVSVDGKEVWSEGLGYADVENRVPCKPETVMRIASISKSLTMVAIAKLWEAGKLDLDIPVQHYVPEFPEKEYEGEKVSVTTRLLISHLSGIRHYEKDMKKVKEEKAYKALKMMKGMMESDQEKELKEKGGKSNEKNDFAKAKVEQDNETKGRNSKPCKKKNDFEQGELYLKEKFENSIESLRLFKNDPLFFKPVSFCILLLAIPYWQP encoded by the exons ATGTACCGGCTCCTGTCAGCCGTGACGGCCAGACCCGCGACCACCGGGGGCTGCGCCTGGGGCTGTGGGCGGCGTGCGGCTCATCAGCGAGCCGGGCTGCCGCCACTCGGCCCCGGGTGGGTCGGGGGCCTCggactggggctggggctggcacTTGGGGTTAAGCTGGCTGGCGGGCTGAGGGGCGCATCCCCGGCGCCACCTGCCGCGGCCCCAGACCCTGAGGCGCCGCCTCAGGCCGAGCCGCTGCAGGCGCAGGAACAGCCCCTCGCCCCGTGGTCTCCGCAGACCCCGGCGCCGCCGCACGCCAGGCACTTCGCCAGAGCCATCGACAGCAGCCGCGACCTCCTGCACAGGATCAAG GATGAGGTGGGCGCACCGGGCATCGTAGTTGGAGTCTCTGTAGATGGAAAAGAAGTCTGGTCAGAAG GTTTAGGTTATGCTGACGTTGAGAACCGCGTACCATGCAAGCCAGAGACAGTTATGAGAATTGCCAGTATCAGCAAAAGCCTCACCATGGTTGCTATTGCCAAACTGTGGGAAGCAGGGAAACTGGATCTTGATATTCCAGTACAACATTATGTTCCTGAATTCccagaaaaagaatatgaaggTGAAAAG GTGTCTGTCACAACAAGATTATTGATTTCCCATTTAAGTGGAATTCGTCATTATGAAAAGGACATgaaaaaggtgaaagaagagaaagctTATAAAGCCTTAAAGATGATGAAAGGGATGATGGAATCTGACCAAGAAaaagagttaaaagaaaaaggaggcaAAAGTAACGAAAAGAATGACTTTGCTAAAGCTAAGGTAGAGCAAGATAATGAAACCAAAGGCCGAAATTCAAAACCTTGCAAGAAAAAGAATGATTTTGAACAAGGTGaattatatttgaaagaaaaatttgaaaattcaaTTGAATCTctaagattatttaaaaatgacCCTTTGTTCTTCAAACCTG TCAGTTTTTGTATTCTACTTTTGGCTATACCCTACTGGCAGCCATAG
- the LACTB gene encoding serine beta-lactamase-like protein LACTB, mitochondrial isoform X1, with amino-acid sequence MYRLLSAVTARPATTGGCAWGCGRRAAHQRAGLPPLGPGWVGGLGLGLGLALGVKLAGGLRGASPAPPAAAPDPEAPPQAEPLQAQEQPLAPWSPQTPAPPHARHFARAIDSSRDLLHRIKDEVGAPGIVVGVSVDGKEVWSEGLGYADVENRVPCKPETVMRIASISKSLTMVAIAKLWEAGKLDLDIPVQHYVPEFPEKEYEGEKVSVTTRLLISHLSGIRHYEKDMKKVKEEKAYKALKMMKGMMESDQEKELKEKGGKSNEKNDFAKAKVEQDNETKGRNSKPCKKKNDFEQGELYLKEKFENSIESLRLFKNDPLFFKPGSQFLYSTFGYTLLAAIVERASGYKYLDYMQKIFHDLDMLTTVQEENEPVIYNRARFYVYNKKKRLVNTPYVDNSYKWAGGGFLSTVGDLLKFGNAMLYGYQVGLFKNANENLLPGYLKPETMLMIWTPVPNTEMSWDKEGKYAMAWGVVEKKQTYGSCRKQRHYASHTGGAVGASSVLLVLPEELDAEALNNKVPPRGIVVSIICNMQSVGLNSTALKIALEFDKDRSDVP; translated from the exons ATGTACCGGCTCCTGTCAGCCGTGACGGCCAGACCCGCGACCACCGGGGGCTGCGCCTGGGGCTGTGGGCGGCGTGCGGCTCATCAGCGAGCCGGGCTGCCGCCACTCGGCCCCGGGTGGGTCGGGGGCCTCggactggggctggggctggcacTTGGGGTTAAGCTGGCTGGCGGGCTGAGGGGCGCATCCCCGGCGCCACCTGCCGCGGCCCCAGACCCTGAGGCGCCGCCTCAGGCCGAGCCGCTGCAGGCGCAGGAACAGCCCCTCGCCCCGTGGTCTCCGCAGACCCCGGCGCCGCCGCACGCCAGGCACTTCGCCAGAGCCATCGACAGCAGCCGCGACCTCCTGCACAGGATCAAG GATGAGGTGGGCGCACCGGGCATCGTAGTTGGAGTCTCTGTAGATGGAAAAGAAGTCTGGTCAGAAG GTTTAGGTTATGCTGACGTTGAGAACCGCGTACCATGCAAGCCAGAGACAGTTATGAGAATTGCCAGTATCAGCAAAAGCCTCACCATGGTTGCTATTGCCAAACTGTGGGAAGCAGGGAAACTGGATCTTGATATTCCAGTACAACATTATGTTCCTGAATTCccagaaaaagaatatgaaggTGAAAAG GTGTCTGTCACAACAAGATTATTGATTTCCCATTTAAGTGGAATTCGTCATTATGAAAAGGACATgaaaaaggtgaaagaagagaaagctTATAAAGCCTTAAAGATGATGAAAGGGATGATGGAATCTGACCAAGAAaaagagttaaaagaaaaaggaggcaAAAGTAACGAAAAGAATGACTTTGCTAAAGCTAAGGTAGAGCAAGATAATGAAACCAAAGGCCGAAATTCAAAACCTTGCAAGAAAAAGAATGATTTTGAACAAGGTGaattatatttgaaagaaaaatttgaaaattcaaTTGAATCTctaagattatttaaaaatgacCCTTTGTTCTTCAAACCTG GCAGTCAGTTTTTGTATTCTACTTTTGGCTATACCCTACTGGCAGCCATAGTAGAAAGAGCTTCAGGGTATAAGTATTTGGACTATATGCAGAAAATATTCCATGACTTGGATATGCTGACAACTGTGCAGGAGGAAAATGAGCCAGTGATTTACAATAGAGCAAG ATTTTATGTTTACAATAAAAAGAAACGCCTTGTCAACACACCTTACGTGGATAACTCCTATAAATGGGCTGGTGGTGGATTTCTGTCTACAGTGGGTGACCTTCTGAAATTTGGGAATGCGATGCTGTATGGTTACCAAGTCGGGCTGTTTAAGAACGCAAATGAAAATCTTTTACCTGGATATCTTAAACCGGAGACAATGCTTATGATTTGGACACCAGTCCCTAACACAGAGATGTCTTGGGATAAAGAGGGTAAATATGCAATGGCATGGGGCGTGGTGGAAAAGAAGCAGACATACGGTTCTTGCAGGAAGCAGCGGCATTATGCCTCACACACTGGAGGCGCAGTGGGTGCCAGTAGTGTCCTGCTGGTCCTTCCTGAAGAACTGGATGCAGAAGCTCTAAATAACAAGGTCCCCCCAAGAGGAATAGTTGTCTCTATCATATGTAACATGCAGTCTGTTGGCCTCAACAGCACTGCTTTAAAGATTGCTCTGGAATTTGATAAGGACAGATCAGACGTACCTTAA